A genomic segment from Janibacter sp. DB-40 encodes:
- the infB gene encoding translation initiation factor IF-2: MAKVRVHELAKELGVSSKALLTHLGDMGEFVKSASSTIEAPVVRKVKDNPPEPDPKAKKAAAKPAAKPSPAKPGPAKPAPQAPAAEAPAAEAPAEPAAPAEPSQPAAAPTPTPGPAAPKPGPAAPEQPAAEKPAAPEEKPAAPEQPAAKKSDEGASPAAKPGPKPATPGPRPTQAKPGGGGRPGPRPGNNPYASNQGMGTRREGGGSGGPRPGNNPFASSQGMPRPGQRRDGQRPGPRPGGAGAGAGQRPGGAGGGAAAGGPRPSPGMMPSSSAVPRPGQRPGGRGGAAAGGRGRPGGGPGGRPGGGGGGYRGGPGGRGGTQGAFGRGGGKRKQRKSKRAKRAEFEQMQAPSVGGVVVPRGDGTTKIRVRQGASMTDFAEKIDANPASLVTVMFNLGEMATATQSLDEDTFQLLGAELGYVIEIVSPEEEERALFESFDVDLDFGVDVEDDQDLEARPPVVTVMGHVDHGKTRLLDAVRNADVGASEAGGITQHIGAYQIHTEHEGHERALTFIDTPGHEAFTAMRARGAKVTDIAILVVAADDGVMPQTIEALNHAQAAEVPIVVAVNKVDVEGADPAKIRGQLTEYNLVAEEYGGDTMFVDVSAKQGQNIDSLLEAVLLTADAALDLRANPERDARGVAIEANLDKGRGATATVLVQSGTLNVGDAIVTGSAYGRVRAMLDEHGNQVKEAGPSRPVQVLGLSSVPRAGDTFVVAPDDRTARQIAEKREAADRQASLAKARKRISLEDLDQVIAAGKIDTLNLIIKGDVSGSVEALEDALLQIDVGDEVDLRIIDRGVGAITLNNINLAMASDAIILGFNVRAEGQNAEVAEREGVEIRYYGVIYQAIEEIEQALKGMLKPEYEEVELGSAEIREVFRSSKFGNIAGSIVRSGLIRRGAKARITREGVVLTEGLELTGLRRFKEDVTEVRDGFECGINLGSFNDVREGDLITTYEMREKPRD; this comes from the coding sequence GTGGCCAAGGTCCGTGTCCACGAGCTCGCCAAGGAGCTCGGGGTTTCCAGCAAGGCCCTCCTCACCCACCTGGGTGACATGGGGGAGTTCGTGAAGTCGGCGAGCTCGACGATCGAGGCGCCGGTCGTGCGCAAGGTGAAGGACAACCCACCTGAGCCCGACCCCAAGGCGAAGAAGGCTGCCGCGAAGCCCGCGGCCAAGCCCTCGCCCGCCAAGCCGGGACCGGCCAAGCCGGCCCCCCAGGCGCCGGCCGCCGAGGCACCCGCCGCAGAGGCACCCGCGGAGCCGGCGGCTCCCGCCGAGCCGTCCCAGCCCGCTGCTGCGCCGACTCCGACGCCCGGCCCCGCGGCGCCCAAGCCCGGCCCGGCCGCTCCCGAGCAGCCGGCCGCCGAGAAGCCCGCTGCCCCCGAGGAGAAGCCTGCTGCCCCGGAGCAGCCGGCGGCCAAGAAGTCCGACGAGGGCGCGAGCCCGGCTGCCAAGCCGGGCCCCAAGCCCGCGACCCCCGGTCCGCGTCCGACGCAGGCCAAGCCGGGCGGCGGCGGCCGTCCGGGCCCGCGCCCGGGCAACAACCCCTACGCCTCCAACCAGGGCATGGGCACCCGTCGCGAAGGGGGCGGCAGCGGCGGTCCCCGTCCGGGCAACAACCCCTTCGCCTCCAGCCAGGGCATGCCCCGTCCGGGGCAGCGTCGTGACGGTCAGCGGCCCGGACCCCGTCCGGGCGGCGCCGGTGCCGGTGCCGGCCAGCGTCCGGGTGGCGCAGGCGGCGGTGCCGCCGCCGGCGGGCCGCGCCCGTCCCCGGGGATGATGCCGTCCAGCTCGGCCGTCCCGCGTCCGGGCCAGCGGCCCGGTGGTCGCGGCGGTGCCGCCGCCGGCGGTCGTGGCCGTCCCGGTGGTGGCCCCGGCGGTCGTCCCGGTGGTGGTGGCGGTGGCTACCGCGGTGGTCCCGGCGGTCGTGGCGGCACCCAGGGTGCCTTCGGCCGTGGCGGCGGCAAGCGCAAGCAGCGCAAGTCGAAGCGCGCGAAGCGGGCAGAGTTCGAGCAGATGCAGGCGCCCTCGGTCGGCGGCGTCGTCGTCCCCCGCGGCGACGGCACCACCAAGATCCGTGTGCGTCAGGGCGCCTCGATGACCGACTTCGCGGAGAAGATCGACGCGAACCCGGCATCGCTGGTCACCGTGATGTTCAACCTCGGTGAGATGGCCACGGCCACCCAGTCGCTGGACGAGGACACCTTCCAGCTGCTCGGTGCCGAGCTCGGCTACGTCATCGAGATCGTCTCGCCGGAGGAGGAGGAGCGTGCGCTCTTCGAGTCCTTCGACGTCGACCTCGACTTCGGTGTCGATGTCGAGGACGACCAGGACCTCGAGGCCCGCCCGCCGGTCGTGACCGTCATGGGTCACGTCGACCACGGCAAGACGCGACTGCTCGACGCGGTGCGCAACGCCGACGTGGGCGCGAGCGAGGCCGGTGGCATCACCCAGCACATCGGTGCCTACCAGATCCACACCGAGCACGAGGGCCACGAGCGTGCGCTGACCTTCATCGACACCCCGGGTCACGAGGCGTTCACCGCCATGCGTGCCCGTGGTGCGAAGGTCACCGACATCGCGATCCTCGTCGTCGCGGCCGATGACGGCGTCATGCCGCAGACCATCGAGGCGCTCAACCACGCCCAGGCGGCGGAGGTGCCGATCGTCGTCGCCGTCAACAAGGTGGACGTCGAGGGCGCCGACCCGGCGAAGATCCGTGGTCAGCTGACCGAGTACAACCTCGTGGCCGAGGAGTACGGCGGCGACACGATGTTCGTCGACGTCTCCGCCAAGCAGGGTCAGAACATCGACTCGCTGCTCGAGGCCGTCCTGCTCACCGCCGACGCGGCCCTGGACCTGCGCGCCAACCCCGAGCGGGACGCCCGCGGTGTCGCGATCGAGGCCAACCTGGACAAGGGCCGCGGCGCCACGGCGACCGTCCTCGTCCAGTCGGGCACGCTCAACGTCGGTGACGCGATCGTCACCGGCTCGGCCTACGGCCGCGTGCGCGCCATGCTCGACGAGCACGGCAACCAGGTGAAGGAGGCGGGTCCGTCCCGCCCGGTCCAGGTGCTCGGGCTCTCGTCCGTGCCGCGGGCCGGCGACACCTTCGTCGTCGCCCCCGACGACCGCACCGCGCGCCAGATCGCCGAGAAGCGTGAGGCGGCAGACCGTCAGGCGAGCCTGGCCAAGGCCCGCAAGCGGATCAGCCTCGAGGACCTCGACCAGGTCATCGCCGCAGGCAAGATCGACACCCTCAACCTCATCATCAAGGGTGATGTGTCGGGTTCGGTCGAGGCGCTCGAGGACGCGCTGCTGCAGATCGACGTCGGCGACGAGGTCGACCTGCGGATCATCGACCGCGGCGTCGGTGCGATCACGCTGAACAACATCAACCTGGCCATGGCCTCCGACGCGATCATCCTCGGCTTCAACGTGCGGGCCGAGGGGCAGAACGCCGAGGTCGCCGAGCGCGAGGGCGTGGAGATCCGTTACTACGGCGTGATCTACCAGGCCATCGAGGAGATCGAGCAGGCCCTCAAGGGCATGCTCAAGCCGGAGTACGAGGAGGTCGAGCTCGGCTCGGCGGAGATCCGCGAGGTGTTCCGCTCCAGCAAGTTCGGCAACATCGCCGGTTCGATCGTCCGCAGCGGCCTGATCAGGCGCGGCGCCAAGGCGCGCATCACCCGCGAGGGTGTCGTGCTCACCGAGGGCCTCGAGCTGACCGGTCTGCGTCGCTTCAAGGAGGACGTCACCGAGGTCCGTGACGGCTTCGAGTGCGGTATCAACCTCGGCAGCTTCAACGACGTCCGTGAGGGTGACCTGATCACCACCTACGAGATGCGCGAGAAGCCCCGCGACTGA
- a CDS encoding YlxR family protein, giving the protein MAHRHPPGHGSGRQRRGRRPGTVPGVTDPDRIGGRVVEVARTGLQCEAPPTGPIRTCIGCRGRDSRSTLLRIVVVTDDRGSTTAVPDPRRRVPGRGAWLHPDIACLELAVRRRAFSRAFRRRVDGTDAVRDWLEDERSSNQHVSTNRTHRTESGFDADEHPMSTQQ; this is encoded by the coding sequence ATGGCGCATCGACATCCGCCCGGACACGGCTCCGGACGTCAGCGGCGGGGTCGCCGTCCCGGGACAGTCCCCGGGGTGACCGATCCCGATCGGATAGGCGGTAGAGTGGTGGAGGTCGCTCGGACTGGACTCCAGTGCGAGGCACCCCCGACAGGCCCGATCAGGACCTGTATCGGGTGCCGAGGACGGGATAGCCGATCGACACTGCTGCGCATCGTCGTGGTGACGGATGATCGTGGGTCGACCACGGCGGTCCCGGACCCGCGCCGACGTGTGCCGGGTCGTGGGGCGTGGCTCCACCCCGACATCGCCTGCCTGGAGCTCGCCGTCCGGCGGCGGGCCTTCTCCCGAGCGTTCCGACGCCGGGTGGATGGGACCGACGCCGTTCGTGACTGGCTCGAGGACGAGCGCAGCAGCAACCAGCACGTATCGACCAACCGTACGCACAGAACCGAGAGCGGGTTTGACGCTGATGAGCACCCGATGAGTACTCAGCAATGA
- the nusA gene encoding transcription termination factor NusA yields MDIDIHALKALEREREIPFDVLVDAIEAALLGAYHRTEGAYKHARVELDRKHGHVIVWAREEHLVEEEVPVEPTEGEPPPVDEDGNPLMRTRTRREQGPEFEDTPENFGRVAAATARQVITQRMRDLEDEAVMGDFRGREGDIVAGVIQQSPNPRHVTVDFGTVEGILPSAEQVPGEVYNHGDRIRVYVVSVKRGMRGPEITLSRTHPNLVRKLFAMEVPEIADGSVEIAALAREAGHRTKIAVHSNIPGLNAKGACIGAMGARVRAVMSHLQGEKIDIVDYSQDPQQFISAALSPSKVQSVTVVDPGLRSARVVVPDYQLSLAIGKEGQNARLAAKLTGWRIDIRPDTAPDVSGGVAVPGQSPG; encoded by the coding sequence ATGGACATCGACATCCACGCCCTCAAGGCGCTCGAGCGCGAGCGTGAGATCCCCTTCGACGTCCTCGTGGACGCGATCGAGGCGGCCCTGCTGGGCGCCTACCACCGCACGGAGGGTGCCTACAAGCACGCCCGTGTCGAGCTGGACCGCAAGCACGGGCACGTCATCGTCTGGGCCCGCGAGGAGCACCTCGTCGAGGAGGAGGTCCCGGTCGAGCCGACCGAGGGGGAGCCCCCGCCGGTCGACGAGGACGGCAACCCGCTGATGCGCACGCGCACGCGCCGGGAGCAGGGCCCGGAGTTCGAGGACACCCCGGAGAACTTCGGCCGCGTCGCCGCCGCGACGGCCCGCCAGGTGATCACCCAGCGCATGCGTGACCTCGAGGACGAGGCGGTCATGGGTGACTTCCGCGGCCGTGAGGGCGACATCGTCGCCGGCGTCATCCAGCAGAGCCCCAACCCGCGCCACGTCACCGTCGACTTCGGCACGGTGGAGGGCATCCTCCCGTCGGCGGAGCAGGTGCCGGGCGAGGTGTACAACCACGGGGACCGCATCCGCGTGTACGTCGTCTCGGTCAAGCGCGGCATGCGCGGCCCGGAGATCACCCTCTCGCGCACGCACCCCAACCTCGTGCGCAAGCTCTTCGCCATGGAGGTCCCGGAGATCGCCGACGGTTCCGTCGAGATCGCCGCGCTGGCCCGCGAGGCCGGCCACCGCACCAAGATCGCCGTCCACTCCAACATCCCCGGGCTCAATGCCAAGGGCGCGTGCATCGGTGCGATGGGCGCCCGGGTGCGTGCGGTGATGTCGCACCTGCAGGGCGAGAAGATCGACATCGTCGACTACTCGCAGGACCCGCAGCAGTTCATCTCCGCGGCCCTGTCACCCTCCAAGGTCCAGTCGGTCACGGTCGTCGACCCCGGGCTGCGCTCGGCCCGCGTCGTCGTGCCCGACTACCAGCTCTCGCTCGCCATCGGCAAGGAGGGGCAGAACGCCCGCCTGGCGGCCAAGCTCACCGGATGGCGCATCGACATCCGCCCGGACACGGCTCCGGACGTCAGCGGCGGGGTCGCCGTCCCGGGACAGTCCCCGGGGTGA
- a CDS encoding DUF4190 domain-containing protein codes for MTPPPAPGSGGGQGDNSSRIMSIASLVVGVIGLCSCMCFVGAIAAIVLGVLGKKGAERTGDASSRTMALIGLGLGVAGIVVGIGWWIWMLVSASSGYTTY; via the coding sequence ATGACCCCGCCGCCGGCACCCGGCAGCGGTGGTGGCCAGGGGGACAACAGCTCCAGGATCATGTCGATCGCCTCCCTCGTCGTCGGCGTCATCGGCCTGTGCTCGTGCATGTGCTTCGTCGGCGCGATCGCCGCGATCGTGCTCGGCGTGCTGGGCAAGAAGGGCGCCGAGAGGACGGGTGACGCCAGCAGCCGCACGATGGCACTGATCGGCCTCGGGCTCGGTGTCGCCGGGATCGTCGTCGGCATCGGGTGGTGGATCTGGATGCTCGTGTCGGCCTCCAGCGGATACACCACGTACTGA